One Setaria viridis chromosome 3, Setaria_viridis_v4.0, whole genome shotgun sequence DNA window includes the following coding sequences:
- the LOC117847486 gene encoding myb-related protein 308 produces the protein MGRSPCCEKAHTNKGAWTKEEDERLVAYIRAHGEGCWRSLPKAAGLLRCGKSCRLRWMNYLRPDLKRGNFTDEEDELIIRLHALLGNKWSLIAGQLPGRTDNEIKNYWNTHIKRKLLARGIDPQTHRPLGAGGAGADAAAATGIAAHRAAALLHPAAAAPASPVALAVIKPAPAESSDDGGRSSSSSGGASTGEPRCPDLNLDLSVGLPAADTPTSQPQPVVCLCYRLGLRAGEACGCQADKPGPQGFRYFRPLEQGQYI, from the exons ATGGGGAGGTCGCCGTGCTGCGAGAAGGCGCACACGAACAAGGGCGCGTGGaccaaggaggaggacgagcgGCTGGTGGCGTACATCCGGGCACACGGGGAAGGGTGCTGGCGCTCGCTGCCCAAGGCCGCGGGGCTGCTGCGCTGCGGCAAGAGCTGCAGGCTGCGCTGGATGAACTACCTCCGGCCGGACCTCAAGCGCGGCAACTTcaccgacgaggaggacgagctcATCATCCGACTGCACGCACTCCTCGGCAACAA GTGGTCTCTGATCGCCGGGCAGCTGCCGGGCCGCACcgacaacgagatcaagaactactggaacacGCACATCAAGCGCAAGCTCCTCGCCCGCGGCATCGACCCGCAGACGCACCGCCCGCtcggagccggcggcgccggcgccgacgccgcggcggctaCCGGCATCGCGGCGcaccgggcggcggcgctgctgcaccccgcagccgccgccccgGCTTCTCCCGTCGCGCTCGCCGTGATCaaaccggcgccggcggagtcGTCGGACGACGgcgggcgcagcagcagcagtagcggTGGCGCGAGCACGGGGGAGCCACGGTGCCCCGACCTGAACCTCGACCTGTCCGTCGGCCTGCCGGCGGCCGACACGCCCACCTCGCAGCCGCAGCCGGTGGTGTGCCTCTGCTACCGCCTGGGTCtccgcgccggcgaggcctgCGGCTGCCAGGCTGACAAGCCGGGCCCGCAGGGGTTCAGATATTTCAGGCCGTTGGAGCAGGGCCAGTACATATGA